A window of the Deinococcus gobiensis I-0 genome harbors these coding sequences:
- a CDS encoding response regulator: MQILLVEDSEADAFLTQAAFETLTVPPQFTVCADGLFAIEHLQGLLREQHPLPDLLLVDINMPRMDGFELIAYLKSSEELRHLPILVFSTSSAPQDVRRSYESHASSYICKPVSYPDYDRVVQAVEAFWMNTARLPS; the protein is encoded by the coding sequence ATGCAGATTCTGCTGGTAGAGGACAGCGAGGCCGACGCCTTCCTGACCCAGGCCGCGTTCGAGACCCTGACGGTCCCGCCCCAGTTCACGGTGTGCGCGGACGGGCTGTTCGCCATCGAACACCTTCAGGGCCTCCTGCGCGAGCAGCACCCCCTCCCGGACCTGCTCCTCGTGGACATCAACATGCCGCGCATGGACGGCTTCGAGCTGATCGCCTACCTCAAGTCCAGCGAGGAACTGCGCCACCTGCCGATCCTGGTGTTCAGCACGAGCAGCGCCCCGCAGGACGTGCGGCGCTCCTACGAATCGCACGCGAGCAGCTACATCTGCAAACCGGTGTCGTACCCCGACTATGACCGCGTGGTCCAGGCCGTCGAGGCGTTCTGGATGAATACGGCCCGCCTCCCCTCCTGA
- a CDS encoding aminotransferase class I/II-fold pyridoxal phosphate-dependent enzyme, producing MWASQRAGAVPGSIFGRMNAAAGRARAAGLEVIDLSIGSSDQPPPEAALAALREATRDPDTYRYPLFSDTAPLREAAAAYLARRFGVTVDPDTEVLPLIGAQEGLAHLLLAVTDPGDTLLLPDPCYPPYLGAAAVAGLRTVPLPLRSERGFLPDLDAVPGDLAPRALLLNYPNNPTSAVADGAFFTRAAAWCRARGTLLIHDHPYAELTFGGYRAPSALGAGLEGVVELHSLSKTHHLGGFRVGFAAGDAGAIAALARVKGAVDFHAYLGIQRAATVALGLPDALGRAAAQTFEERRDALVPALRELGWEVATPQASMYVWARVPGLEDSVAYAVRLAEDTGVVLSPGRAFGMLGEGFVRFALVQPPIQLAEAARRLGQGRSVRHGRQS from the coding sequence ATGTGGGCGTCACAGCGGGCAGGGGCAGTTCCGGGCAGCATCTTCGGGCGGATGAACGCGGCGGCGGGGCGGGCGCGCGCCGCCGGGCTGGAGGTCATCGACCTGAGCATCGGCAGCAGCGACCAGCCGCCGCCCGAAGCCGCCCTCGCGGCGCTGCGGGAGGCCACCCGCGACCCCGACACCTACCGTTACCCGCTGTTCTCGGACACCGCGCCGCTGCGGGAGGCCGCCGCCGCTTACCTCGCGCGGCGTTTCGGGGTCACGGTGGACCCGGACACCGAGGTCCTGCCCCTGATCGGCGCGCAGGAGGGGCTGGCCCACCTGCTGCTGGCCGTGACCGACCCCGGCGACACGCTGCTGCTGCCCGATCCCTGCTACCCCCCCTACCTGGGCGCGGCGGCCGTGGCGGGCCTGCGCACCGTGCCGCTGCCCCTGCGGTCCGAGCGCGGCTTTCTGCCCGACCTGGACGCCGTGCCGGGCGACCTCGCGCCCCGCGCCCTGCTGCTGAACTATCCCAACAACCCCACCTCGGCAGTGGCGGACGGGGCCTTTTTCACGCGCGCCGCCGCGTGGTGCCGCGCGCGGGGCACCCTGCTCATCCACGACCATCCCTACGCCGAGCTGACCTTCGGGGGCTACCGCGCGCCGAGTGCTCTGGGCGCGGGCCTGGAGGGCGTCGTCGAACTCCACTCGCTGAGCAAGACGCACCATCTGGGCGGCTTCCGGGTGGGCTTCGCCGCCGGGGACGCCGGGGCCATCGCGGCGCTCGCGCGGGTCAAGGGCGCGGTGGACTTCCACGCCTACCTGGGCATCCAGCGCGCGGCGACGGTCGCCCTGGGCCTGCCCGACGCGCTGGGCCGGGCCGCCGCGCAGACCTTCGAGGAGCGGCGCGACGCCCTGGTGCCCGCCCTGCGGGAGCTGGGCTGGGAGGTCGCCACCCCGCAGGCCAGCATGTACGTCTGGGCGCGGGTGCCCGGCCTGGAAGACAGCGTGGCCTACGCGGTGCGGCTGGCCGAGGACACCGGCGTGGTCCTCAGCCCGGGGCGCGCCTTTGGTATGCTGGGCGAGGGATTCGTGCGCTTCGCGCTCGTGCAGCCTCCTATACAACTGGCCGAAGCGGCGCGGCGACTGGGCCAGGGCCGGAGTGTCCGGCATGGCCGGCAATCGTAG